In a single window of the Drosophila miranda strain MSH22 chromosome XL, D.miranda_PacBio2.1, whole genome shotgun sequence genome:
- the LOC108154609 gene encoding uncharacterized protein LOC108154609, which yields MDSSANEIDVETTAGTEDEAEPSLTRGRDEDDVERSRESVLFGRGRRSYWLSLYGFDSAEAVRILYIFMRFCHLTAIHQLPNGIELRFASSEHLQRGRLLAQRLVVSQFQLRWRMGRMPRPHPDDTPHQQQQQQQQQEDEGAVQNLAAEGLGVLGRLRRAFANYFQGSTGSR from the coding sequence CGCGAATGAGATCGATGTTGAAACCACAGCCGGAACAGAGGACGAAGCGGAACCATCTCTAACACGAGGGCGGGACGAGGATGATGTGGAGCGATCGCGCGAATCAGTGCTCTTCGGCCGAGGACGCCGGAGCTACTGGCTCAGCCTGTACGGCTTTGATTCCGCCGAGGCCGTCCGCATCTTGTACATTTTCATGCGCTTCTGCCACCTCACCGCCATCCATCAGCTGCCGAACGGCATCGAGCTGAGGTTCGCCTCCTCGGAGCACCTCCAAAGGGGGCGTCTGCTCGCCCAGCGGCTCGTGGTGAGCCAGTTCCAGCTGCGGTGGCGAATGGGTCgcatgccacgcccacatCCCGACGATACtccgcaccagcagcagcagcagcagcagcagcaggaagatGAGGGGGCGGTACAGAATCTCGCAGCGGAGGGCTTGGGCGTACTGGGAAGGCTGCGTCGAGCATTTGCCAACTACTTTCAGGGGTCGACGGGGTCACGGTAG